Proteins encoded within one genomic window of Granulicella pectinivorans:
- the pabB gene encoding aminodeoxychorismate synthase component I: MLLETAKQDGDGDKSLLFLDPRGELIAWTAAEMDELLTEVDRLVSDGAFLAGFFGYECGDHFIGLAPRRDGVEPLAWLGVFGAPIEFDHRSGVIRGVLPEMRAASHDGDMAATIHTDGLQIAREDYDAAIASIHGYLQAGDTYQVNFTDRIEGETDSDALTVYQTLLRQQPVPFAAYIDSPFGTILSFSPELFFRTTQRRICVRPMKGTWRRGVNFTEDEKAQRQLRHDEKNRSEHVMIVDLLRNDLGRICRYGSVHVDELFHVERYNTLLQMTSTCSGQLRDGVSPSEVLVNLFPCGSITGAPKRRSMEIIRELERRPRGVYSGCIGFFGPDGEACFNVAIRTVKLEGRRLSMGVGGGITADSKAEEEFAECRLKAEFLTRRQPSFSLIETMRGMDGEIPLLPRHMQRLSVSARYFGMLYDESALWRELVSMARDGACVESKVRLMLHQTGDWTISVSPLEQMAWSGRLLLAEARTCATDVSLHHKTTCRDLYERSLAEAHARGFDEVIFLNKQGELTEGAISNLFLQVGEQWMTPSLQCGVLPGIQRAQMLEHVQHVEERTLRLEDLAGAESVYVCNALRGVRVVVSVEADDGSVLWTKK, translated from the coding sequence GTGCTCCTTGAGACCGCAAAGCAGGATGGCGATGGTGACAAGAGCCTGCTTTTTCTCGATCCTCGCGGCGAGTTGATTGCATGGACCGCTGCGGAGATGGATGAACTCCTGACAGAGGTTGACCGGCTCGTATCGGATGGAGCGTTTTTGGCTGGATTCTTTGGCTATGAGTGTGGCGATCACTTCATCGGGCTGGCACCGAGACGCGATGGGGTCGAGCCTCTGGCCTGGTTGGGGGTGTTCGGAGCTCCCATCGAGTTCGATCATCGCAGCGGTGTCATCCGGGGTGTGCTTCCTGAGATGCGCGCGGCGAGCCACGATGGGGATATGGCTGCCACGATTCATACGGATGGCTTGCAGATCGCGCGAGAGGACTACGATGCGGCCATCGCGAGCATCCATGGCTATCTGCAGGCCGGCGACACCTACCAGGTGAACTTTACGGACAGGATTGAGGGCGAGACAGACTCGGATGCCTTGACGGTTTACCAGACTTTGCTGCGGCAACAGCCGGTCCCCTTCGCCGCGTACATCGACAGTCCGTTCGGGACGATTCTTTCTTTCTCTCCTGAGTTATTTTTTCGGACGACGCAACGGCGAATCTGTGTGCGTCCCATGAAGGGGACGTGGCGACGTGGCGTGAATTTTACCGAGGATGAGAAAGCTCAGCGGCAGTTGCGGCATGATGAGAAGAACCGAAGCGAACATGTGATGATCGTGGACCTGCTGCGGAATGATCTTGGACGCATCTGCAGGTATGGTTCGGTGCACGTCGATGAACTCTTCCATGTTGAACGCTACAACACGCTTCTGCAGATGACCTCTACCTGTTCCGGCCAACTGCGCGATGGGGTGTCGCCCTCTGAGGTGCTCGTGAATCTGTTTCCGTGCGGATCGATTACAGGCGCTCCAAAGCGGAGATCGATGGAGATCATCCGGGAGCTGGAACGCCGTCCTCGCGGAGTGTATAGCGGTTGCATCGGCTTCTTCGGGCCCGATGGGGAGGCGTGCTTCAATGTTGCGATCCGCACGGTGAAGCTGGAAGGCAGACGTCTGTCCATGGGGGTTGGCGGCGGCATTACCGCTGATTCGAAGGCTGAGGAGGAGTTTGCAGAGTGTCGACTGAAGGCTGAGTTTCTTACCAGGAGACAGCCTTCTTTTTCGTTGATTGAGACCATGCGTGGGATGGACGGGGAGATCCCACTGCTGCCAAGGCACATGCAACGGCTGTCGGTGTCCGCGAGATACTTTGGGATGCTGTATGACGAGAGTGCGTTGTGGAGGGAACTGGTCTCCATGGCGCGGGACGGCGCGTGTGTCGAGAGCAAGGTACGTCTTATGCTGCACCAGACCGGTGACTGGACGATCTCTGTGTCCCCCCTGGAGCAGATGGCTTGGAGCGGACGTCTGCTGCTGGCAGAGGCACGCACGTGCGCGACGGACGTATCGCTGCATCATAAGACGACTTGTCGCGATCTGTATGAACGGAGTCTTGCGGAGGCTCACGCGAGGGGATTCGATGAGGTAATTTTCCTGAACAAGCAGGGCGAACTGACGGAGGGCGCGATCAGCAATCTGTTTCTCCAGGTTGGCGAGCAGTGGATGACTCCGAGTCTTCAGTGTGGAGTGCTTCCCGGAATTCAGCGCGCACAGATGCTGGAACACGTACAGCATGTGGAAGAGCGTACGCTTCGGCTTGAAGATCTTGCAGGGGCCGAGTCTGTCTATGTCTGCAACGCGCTGCGGGGTGTGCGTGTGGTCGTTTCCGTTGAAGCGGACGACGGCAGCGTTCTTTGGACGAAGAAGTAA